One genomic window of Helicobacter canis includes the following:
- a CDS encoding AAA family ATPase — translation MIKKLHIEDSALFGSLELHFSAGFCVFSGPSGSGKSVLMDSLLACFGLKEPNASIIEADIVLSPSLIKIFEEELGIDNDLLNIKIIKKDKIRYFVNFTPIAKKQLSLILSRFVKHIHSRGGDELGESSLLGLLDQLAIAKSPSHKESLRDFREHFRALESAQKELQALKSAQANAQSLREIASFEAEQIASIAPKVGEYEELLMCKKTLSRKEKLLESIAKATSALESTSALSSALALLDKPELQATLEEALNDTQATLEEESQKLENLQDLDVESLLARISALSSLITRYGSIEAALAHEQAQREKLEALQDSSTKTKELEDRIAALESSLSSQAQALTQTRQSALKSLQDSLQALCLALKLKPISCTLCPKPLDHSGSDMLELRLDHSSIATLSAGEFNRLRLAVMCVGARLEKKQGVLILDEIDANLSGEESEGVARVLQELAKSYQVFAISHQPHMPSLATAHYLVSSDGAHSQVRLLDKQGRVQELARMISGANITQEALDFASRRLEQGQVSAN, via the coding sequence ATGATAAAAAAGCTGCATATAGAAGACTCCGCGCTTTTTGGGAGCTTGGAGCTGCATTTTAGCGCGGGGTTTTGTGTCTTTAGCGGTCCTAGTGGCAGCGGCAAAAGTGTCCTTATGGACTCGCTTTTAGCGTGCTTTGGACTCAAAGAGCCAAATGCCTCTATCATCGAAGCAGACATTGTCCTAAGCCCTAGTCTCATCAAAATCTTTGAAGAAGAGCTAGGGATTGATAATGATCTGCTTAATATCAAAATCATCAAAAAGGACAAGATCCGCTATTTTGTCAATTTCACCCCCATAGCCAAAAAGCAGCTATCTCTAATCCTAAGCCGCTTTGTCAAGCATATCCACTCGCGCGGCGGCGATGAGCTAGGAGAGAGCAGCCTGCTAGGCTTGCTTGATCAACTAGCCATAGCGAAATCCCCCAGCCACAAGGAGAGCCTAAGAGACTTCCGCGAGCATTTCCGCGCCCTAGAGAGCGCGCAAAAGGAGCTACAAGCCCTAAAAAGCGCGCAAGCAAACGCCCAGAGCCTAAGAGAGATAGCGAGCTTTGAAGCAGAGCAGATCGCCTCCATAGCCCCCAAAGTCGGCGAGTATGAAGAGCTACTAATGTGCAAAAAGACCCTTTCACGCAAAGAAAAGCTCCTAGAGTCCATAGCCAAAGCCACCTCCGCGCTAGAATCCACCTCCGCGCTAAGCTCTGCCCTAGCCCTGCTAGATAAGCCAGAGCTGCAAGCCACCCTAGAAGAAGCCCTAAACGACACCCAAGCCACCCTAGAAGAAGAGTCCCAAAAGCTAGAAAACTTGCAAGACTTAGATGTAGAGAGCCTGCTAGCTAGGATCTCTGCTCTCTCAAGTCTCATCACACGCTATGGCAGCATAGAAGCAGCCCTAGCGCACGAGCAAGCCCAGAGAGAGAAGCTAGAAGCCCTGCAAGACTCCAGCACCAAGACAAAAGAGCTAGAAGATCGCATTGCCGCGCTAGAATCTAGCCTAAGCTCCCAAGCCCAAGCTCTCACGCAAACGCGCCAAAGCGCGCTAAAAAGCCTGCAAGACTCCTTGCAAGCCCTATGCCTTGCCCTAAAGCTTAAGCCCATCTCCTGCACGCTTTGCCCAAAGCCCCTAGACCATAGCGGCAGCGATATGCTAGAGCTACGGCTAGATCACAGCAGTATCGCCACACTCTCTGCCGGGGAGTTTAACCGCCTGCGTTTGGCAGTGATGTGCGTGGGCGCGCGGCTGGAGAAGAAGCAGGGCGTGCTAATCCTAGATGAGATTGATGCGAATTTAAGCGGGGAGGAGAGCGAGGGCGTAGCGCGCGTGCTCCAAGAGCTAGCCAAAAGCTATCAAGTCTTTGCCATCTCTCACCAGCCCCATATGCCAAGCCTAGCCACCGCGCACTATCTAGTCAGCAGCGATGGTGCGCACTCGCAAGTCCGCCTGCTTGATAAGCAAGGCAGGGTGCAAGAGCTAGCTAGAATGATCAGCGGAGCAAATATCACTCAAGAAGCCCTAGACTTTGCTAGCAGGCGACTAGAGCAAGGGCAAGTCTCTGCAAACTAG
- a CDS encoding type ISP restriction/modification enzyme, which produces MDSRVKSISQILKQRAYMQENLSTPNILQATQSYKQALLDTAQLGKSNEHSYRTQLQNLLNALKPLPIRIIHEPQAEVGQGSIRPDFKVYKQIDSATALSYNALVGFIECKEWGKKLELDIKGKQIEKYLAVCPNILLTDYNRFILISFGNVIDDVTLFPYGIDANLLAHEQESHLLESLNSFQHLLYDFFNASYATIKSKQELVNVLSTQSFYLGLKARESYHSTPRTSFHKFFEKTYETFGAITRYGLSIEEFCDLLGQSVVYGLLVAYLESELDSASPLEYVGVESIATLLPKEFHLLSEFIYFSIPSFHIPEPVSYALENIKKTIALIDKPALATMLNTQIESISIYLYEDFLKAYDDLRGSEKRKEGGVFYTPEPIINCICSSVHSLLKSHFNKPKGFLDSNVKVLDFATGTGSFLAKVFELILDEEKSRVWQQEAIREKFLKDIYGFELSFVPYIVAHIKLSSILKSRGFSSFDSENKLQIFLTNTLDLSIQADYKMTMPLLLLEEQDKLARRIKHTDEVLVIMGNPPYYQNSKNNLPEIINLLATYKPSNEQNIQPLNNDYIKFMRFAQWKLLERYNPAESAPLVLDSRQGIMGFITPNSYIWGRTHRKMRESLYNAFDRIYIINLHGDSEKDRKEDENVFDIRVGVCISLFIKYPEGHSVLSDKSRIASAESAALTPSKLLASASQSHDFSSQSLECQDSSDMDSTNTDSQKVDSKIFYFSTSDNAIYKRADKYTLLNDIAQKGLDSISWQNLECEAPYFWFIKRDLDSHEYEDFFALAEDKALGDSKAIFIEYNSGIKTSNDDLATRYTKDGVEILLKDITELEIESIATKYKIQNPYKTDWDLRKIKQKIMADNDKESKIHQIAYRPFDTRYTYYTGKQGFIGRPRFSIMKHFLLGENLGLCFPKTSYNENFDYGLVLNTIGDVALGGKNSGSETYIAPLYRYEQTTGDDDKQTHTLEKLPNFTESFKAYCQTHKILKSKSPEQILHFIYANLFHPRYRAKYAQYLRIGFPRINFEVSKESFEALESIGRELAELHLLRKIPQDSSIELDFRNEPKNNPSYTIQKLNAKNRFVDSMLILNDDLCIKGVDTAVYDYTIGGYKVIEKWLSYRNDYTCSKLELEHLESICKILKRTIALQKELEQIAL; this is translated from the coding sequence GTGGATTCTAGGGTAAAATCCATTTCACAAATCCTTAAGCAAAGAGCCTATATGCAAGAAAACCTAAGCACTCCAAATATTTTACAAGCCACTCAATCCTACAAGCAAGCCCTACTAGACACCGCCCAGCTAGGCAAATCAAACGAACATAGCTACCGCACGCAGCTACAAAATCTGCTCAATGCCCTAAAACCCCTGCCTATCCGTATAATCCACGAGCCACAAGCAGAAGTAGGACAAGGTAGTATCCGCCCAGATTTTAAAGTCTATAAGCAGATAGATTCTGCAACCGCTCTAAGCTACAACGCTCTTGTAGGTTTTATAGAATGCAAGGAATGGGGTAAAAAGCTAGAACTTGACATAAAGGGCAAGCAGATTGAAAAATACCTTGCTGTATGTCCTAATATCCTATTAACCGATTATAATCGCTTCATACTCATTAGTTTTGGTAATGTGATTGATGATGTAACGCTTTTTCCTTACGGAATAGATGCTAATCTTTTAGCCCACGAGCAAGAATCGCATTTGCTAGAGAGCTTAAATAGCTTTCAACATCTTTTATATGATTTTTTTAATGCAAGTTACGCCACGATAAAAAGCAAACAAGAGCTAGTGAATGTCCTATCCACGCAGAGCTTTTACCTTGGGCTAAAAGCTAGAGAATCTTATCACTCCACACCACGCACAAGCTTTCACAAGTTTTTTGAAAAGACTTATGAGACCTTTGGGGCTATCACGCGATATGGCTTAAGCATTGAAGAGTTTTGCGATTTATTAGGACAAAGTGTCGTATATGGGCTACTTGTAGCGTATTTAGAGAGTGAGTTAGATAGTGCTAGTCCTTTGGAGTATGTTGGCGTTGAGAGTATAGCCACGCTTCTGCCTAAAGAGTTTCATCTTTTAAGCGAGTTTATCTACTTTTCAATCCCTAGCTTCCATATCCCAGAGCCTGTATCCTACGCGCTTGAAAATATCAAAAAAACCATTGCCCTTATAGATAAACCCGCCCTTGCCACAATGCTCAACACACAAATAGAATCCATATCCATCTATCTCTATGAAGACTTTTTAAAAGCCTATGATGATTTGCGTGGCAGTGAGAAGCGTAAGGAAGGGGGCGTTTTCTACACGCCAGAGCCCATTATCAACTGCATTTGCTCTAGTGTGCATTCTCTGCTCAAAAGCCACTTCAACAAGCCAAAGGGCTTTTTGGATAGCAATGTCAAAGTGCTAGATTTTGCCACAGGCACGGGAAGCTTTTTGGCTAAAGTTTTTGAGCTTATTTTAGATGAAGAAAAATCACGCGTATGGCAGCAAGAAGCCATTAGAGAGAAGTTTTTAAAAGATATTTATGGCTTTGAGCTAAGCTTTGTGCCTTATATCGTAGCACATATTAAGCTTTCTTCCATTCTTAAATCAAGGGGCTTTAGCAGCTTTGATAGTGAGAATAAGCTCCAAATATTCCTTACAAACACGCTAGATTTAAGCATTCAAGCTGATTATAAAATGACTATGCCTTTATTGCTTTTAGAAGAGCAAGACAAGCTTGCACGCAGGATTAAGCACACAGATGAAGTGCTAGTGATTATGGGCAACCCACCTTATTATCAAAATTCTAAAAACAATCTCCCTGAGATTATCAATCTCCTAGCCACTTATAAGCCAAGCAACGAGCAGAATATCCAACCACTTAATAATGACTACATTAAATTTATGCGATTTGCTCAATGGAAGCTCCTAGAGCGGTATAACCCAGCAGAATCCGCTCCTTTAGTGCTAGATTCTAGGCAGGGGATTATGGGCTTTATCACGCCAAATTCTTATATTTGGGGACGCACTCATCGCAAAATGCGAGAGTCTCTCTACAACGCCTTTGATAGAATCTATATCATCAATCTCCACGGCGATAGTGAGAAAGATAGGAAAGAAGATGAGAATGTGTTTGATATAAGAGTAGGAGTCTGCATATCACTATTCATCAAATACCCTGAAGGGCATTCAGTATTGAGCGATAAATCGCGGATTGCTTCAGCGGAATCTGCGGCACTTACGCCCAGTAAGCTTCTTGCTTCCGCTTCGCAAAGCCACGATTTCTCATCTCAATCCTTAGAATGCCAAGATTCTAGCGATATGGATTCTACAAACACAGATTCTCAAAAAGTGGATTCTAAGATTTTCTACTTCTCCACAAGTGATAATGCAATTTACAAAAGAGCGGATAAATATACCCTGCTCAATGACATAGCCCAAAAGGGCTTAGATTCTATCTCTTGGCAGAATCTAGAGTGTGAAGCACCTTACTTTTGGTTTATCAAACGCGATTTAGACTCACACGAGTATGAAGACTTTTTCGCATTAGCTGAAGATAAGGCATTGGGAGATTCTAAGGCGATATTTATAGAATACAATAGTGGTATAAAAACTTCAAACGATGATTTAGCCACACGATACACAAAAGATGGTGTTGAAATATTGCTTAAAGATATTACAGAGCTAGAGATAGAATCCATTGCCACAAAATATAAAATACAAAACCCCTATAAAACCGATTGGGATTTAAGAAAAATTAAACAAAAAATTATGGCAGACAATGATAAAGAATCTAAAATCCACCAAATCGCCTATCGCCCCTTTGATACACGCTATACATACTACACAGGCAAACAAGGCTTTATTGGGCGTCCAAGATTCTCTATAATGAAGCATTTTCTACTTGGAGAGAATCTTGGGCTATGTTTTCCAAAAACATCTTATAACGAAAACTTTGATTATGGGCTTGTTTTAAACACTATTGGTGATGTCGCACTAGGCGGTAAAAACTCAGGCTCTGAAACCTACATCGCTCCGCTTTATCGCTATGAGCAAACAACAGGCGATGATGATAAACAAACGCATACGCTAGAAAAGCTCCCAAACTTTACAGAATCTTTTAAAGCCTACTGCCAAACTCATAAGATTCTAAAATCCAAAAGCCCGGAGCAGATTTTACACTTCATCTATGCTAATTTGTTCCACCCACGCTACCGAGCGAAATACGCGCAATACTTACGCATAGGCTTCCCGCGTATCAACTTTGAAGTAAGCAAAGAGAGCTTTGAAGCCTTAGAGTCTATCGGCAGGGAGTTAGCAGAGCTGCATTTGCTGCGTAAGATTCCACAAGATTCTAGCATTGAGCTTGACTTTAGAAATGAGCCTAAGAATAATCCTAGCTACACTATACAAAAGCTAAACGCCAAAAACCGCTTTGTAGATTCTATGCTGATACTCAATGATGATTTATGTATCAAAGGTGTAGATACAGCAGTCTATGACTACACTATAGGGGGTTATAAGGTGATAGAAAAGTGGCTAAGCTACCGCAATGACTACACTTGTAGTAAGCTTGAGCTAGAGCATTTAGAATCCATCTGCAAGATTCTCAAACGCACTATCGCCCTGCAAAAAGAGCTAGAGCAAATTGCGTTGTAA
- a CDS encoding glycosyltransferase family 2 protein, protein MDFRATADHKSSSTLKSTKSTTSNTANPRILESQSSSENHKTRRSRSFFSKSTASDSAPQNSQSHDSSSKILESSAENTKEQAPFLARKSNREQLSLESSFEKSHAHFLSLRDTAQAVAWQSTATKTQPLESTFSHNAPFLSLRADLSAWQSIKESAQVDSRSGYPASAEFVDRHASITTLARDDKNATSEKVDSSEQVHFLSSRAAQSGVAIHKGAKADSKKNAQRVESLESSCEKVDSRVDCRAAAHTAARNDGKNNAPHAITRNDGKNTLDSISIIIPCFNEKSTIADILQAVQSVQIPYHKEIVIIDDCSTDGTREILATLQPSQENCSLKILYHDKNQGKGAALRTGITQASGDLVLIQDADLEYDPSEYPKLLAPFERGVADVVFGSRFVSGESHRVLYFWHRMGNGLLTLLSNMMTNLNLTDMETCYKVFKREIIQSISIEENRFGFEPEITAKIAKIKGIRIYEVGISYYGRTYEEGKKIGIKDGFRALWAIVKYRFKG, encoded by the coding sequence GTGGATTTTAGGGCAACCGCAGACCACAAGTCTAGCTCTACCCTAAAATCCACAAAAAGCACCACTAGCAATACCGCAAATCCTAGAATCCTAGAATCCCAAAGCAGTAGTGAAAATCACAAAACAAGGCGCAGCCGCAGTTTCTTTAGTAAATCCACCGCGAGCGACTCTGCACCACAAAACTCACAAAGCCACGATTCTAGCTCCAAAATCCTAGAATCCTCTGCTGAGAATACAAAAGAGCAAGCCCCATTTTTAGCACGAAAATCCAACCGCGAGCAGCTTTCCCTAGAATCCTCGTTTGAAAAAAGCCACGCTCATTTTCTGTCATTGCGAGACACTGCGCAAGCAGTGGCGTGGCAATCCACAGCGACAAAAACACAACCCCTAGAATCCACTTTTTCACACAATGCGCCTTTTTTGTCATTGCGAGCCGACTTGTCGGCGTGGCAATCCATAAAAGAATCCGCGCAAGTGGATTCTAGGAGCGGCTATCCCGCTAGCGCGGAATTTGTGGATCGCCACGCTAGCATTACCACGCTAGCTCGCGATGACAAAAACGCCACGAGTGAAAAAGTGGATTCTAGTGAGCAAGTCCATTTTCTGTCATCGCGAGCCGCGCAAAGCGGCGTGGCGATCCATAAAGGCGCAAAAGCGGATTCTAAGAAAAACGCCCAAAGGGTAGAGAGCCTAGAATCTAGTTGTGAAAAAGTGGATTCTAGGGTGGATTGCCGCGCCGCAGCTCACACAGCGGCTCGCAATGATGGCAAAAATAACGCTCCACACGCTATCACTCGCAATGATGGCAAAAACACCTTAGATTCTATCTCCATTATCATTCCCTGCTTTAATGAAAAATCCACGATCGCAGATATTTTACAAGCGGTGCAAAGCGTGCAAATCCCTTATCATAAAGAAATTGTCATTATTGATGATTGCAGCACTGATGGCACAAGGGAGATTCTAGCTACGCTGCAGCCTAGCCAAGAAAACTGCTCTTTAAAGATTCTCTACCACGACAAAAACCAAGGCAAAGGCGCAGCCCTACGCACCGGCATAACGCAAGCAAGCGGCGATCTCGTGCTGATCCAAGATGCTGATTTAGAATACGACCCAAGTGAATATCCAAAGCTTCTAGCCCCATTTGAAAGGGGCGTGGCAGATGTGGTCTTTGGCTCGCGCTTTGTGAGTGGGGAGTCCCACCGCGTGCTTTACTTCTGGCATAGGATGGGCAATGGGCTATTAACCTTGCTATCCAATATGATGACAAACCTAAATCTAACTGATATGGAGACTTGCTACAAGGTGTTTAAGCGCGAGATTATCCAAAGCATTAGCATAGAGGAAAATCGCTTTGGCTTTGAGCCAGAGATCACGGCAAAAATCGCCAAGATCAAGGGCATTAGAATCTATGAGGTGGGCATAAGCTATTATGGCAGGACTTATGAAGAGGGCAAGAAAATAGGCATTAAAGATGGCTTCCGCGCTCTGTGGGCGATAGTGAAGTATCGCTTCAAGGGCTAG
- a CDS encoding GtrA family protein, which produces MGHIASFVKYVIVGGSAALINWAVFYLGLQAGLQYLLSGVLSFVIATLWNFIFARIFIFTSRRHSLLKEGALVYLVSLGGLVIDMGVLYACVEWLGTSAMVGKIIATGVAFVFNFLARYLGVYR; this is translated from the coding sequence ATGGGGCATATTGCTAGCTTTGTGAAGTATGTCATCGTGGGCGGGAGTGCCGCGCTTATTAACTGGGCGGTTTTCTATCTAGGCTTGCAAGCTGGGCTGCAATACCTGCTCTCTGGGGTGCTAAGCTTTGTCATAGCGACTTTGTGGAACTTCATCTTCGCTAGGATTTTCATCTTCACATCGCGTAGGCATTCCTTGCTCAAAGAGGGCGCGCTGGTGTATTTGGTGAGCCTTGGGGGGCTTGTGATTGATATGGGAGTGCTCTATGCCTGCGTGGAGTGGCTGGGCACTTCTGCTATGGTGGGCAAGATCATCGCCACAGGCGTGGCGTTTGTGTTTAACTTCCTAGCGCGCTACCTTGGGGTGTATCGGTAG
- a CDS encoding outer membrane beta-barrel protein gives MKSRLFGLTAIICSLAFGILQAENAAKSNDSQGYGKFFIGAGATFFGWKAQVGAEALAGYQYYFPKEYYIVDKFRQGIRGYGVVAYGFYGDGGTDFDGNKYSQALHSFPILAFVDYTLDFTPKEKYVWGIFGGIGLGVVPIIHSYTSRSIYGLGSSGSATNFDFGWAVRTGGSLTIDNKHRFELSFGAGYQYVGLRYMLFL, from the coding sequence GTGAAAAGTCGTTTGTTTGGTTTAACTGCAATTATTTGTTCTTTGGCGTTTGGGATTCTCCAAGCAGAAAATGCTGCAAAGTCCAATGATTCACAGGGTTATGGTAAGTTTTTTATCGGTGCTGGTGCTACATTTTTTGGTTGGAAAGCGCAAGTTGGTGCAGAAGCTTTGGCTGGGTATCAATATTATTTCCCTAAGGAATACTACATCGTTGATAAATTCAGGCAGGGCATTAGGGGATATGGAGTTGTTGCGTATGGCTTTTATGGTGATGGTGGCACAGATTTTGATGGGAATAAGTATTCTCAGGCATTGCACAGCTTCCCTATACTTGCTTTTGTGGATTATACGCTAGACTTTACACCAAAAGAAAAGTATGTGTGGGGGATATTTGGTGGGATTGGTTTGGGGGTTGTTCCTATAATACATTCTTACACAAGCAGAAGTATTTATGGTCTCGGTAGCTCAGGAAGTGCAACTAATTTTGATTTTGGATGGGCTGTTCGAACAGGTGGAAGTCTAACAATAGATAATAAACATCGATTTGAGTTATCCTTTGGTGCTGGGTATCAGTATGTAGGGCTACGATATATGCTCTTTCTCTAA
- a CDS encoding bifunctional 2-polyprenyl-6-hydroxyphenol methylase/3-demethylubiquinol 3-O-methyltransferase UbiG, producing the protein MKEALLESTLRKMRLARVLPTIQAFDNPSVLDIGCGWEARLLREIEPYIASGIGIDFKAPSINTPKLCTFSYFFEEKLADKTGGGGETLERVGFSAKNGDRYGDSALITTQGKSLESPCEAPFLARKSHREQLSLESTFSQSHDSKSNAHFLSLRADLSARQSISPDLESSNLDSSFSSSRGVAEAKQGKLCHLPFPDESFEVVTMLAVLEHLHHPHAMLQEIARVLKPSGALVLTVPSHAAKPVLEFLAFRLKIVSEEEIRDHKRYYNKRDLRELVALIPELTLTKHTYFQLGMNNFAIIHKRG; encoded by the coding sequence ATGAAAGAAGCCCTACTAGAATCCACCTTGCGCAAAATGCGCTTAGCTCGTGTCCTGCCCACGATCCAAGCCTTTGACAATCCTAGCGTGCTTGATATAGGCTGTGGCTGGGAGGCAAGGCTTTTGAGAGAAATTGAGCCTTATATCGCAAGCGGCATTGGGATTGACTTCAAAGCCCCTAGTATCAATACGCCAAAGCTCTGCACTTTTAGTTATTTTTTTGAGGAGAAGCTTGCCGATAAAACGGGGGGGGGGGGGGAAACACTTGAACGCGTAGGCTTTTCGGCTAAAAATGGCGATCGCTACGGCGATTCTGCGCTCATTACCACTCAAGGTAAATCCCTTGAATCGCCTTGCGAAGCCCCATTTTTAGCACGAAAATCCCACCGCGAGCAGCTTTCCCTAGAATCCACTTTTTCACAAAGCCACGATTCTAAGAGCAACGCCCATTTTCTGTCATTGCGAGCCGACTTGTCGGCGCGGCAATCCATAAGCCCAGACCTAGAATCTAGCAATTTAGATTCTAGCTTTTCATCATCGCGAGGCGTAGCCGAAGCAAAGCAAGGCAAGCTCTGCCACCTGCCCTTTCCCGATGAAAGCTTTGAAGTAGTAACAATGCTAGCGGTGCTAGAGCATTTGCACCACCCACACGCGATGCTGCAAGAAATCGCGCGCGTGCTTAAGCCTAGTGGTGCGCTTGTGCTGACTGTGCCAAGCCACGCTGCCAAGCCTGTGCTGGAGTTTCTAGCCTTTAGGCTAAAGATTGTGAGTGAAGAAGAAATCCGCGATCACAAACGCTACTACAACAAGCGCGATTTACGCGAGCTAGTCGCGCTTATCCCAGAGCTTACACTCACAAAGCATACATACTTCCAGCTAGGTATGAATAATTTCGCCATTATCCACAAGCGCGGCTAG
- a CDS encoding GDSL-type esterase/lipase family protein has translation MRKFLLFCLLCVCASPSITLASSPSSKNTPSKPSPQAATKPTPNAKATQDKPQAKASTTQSKSTKSHKKPKAKKPAPKLPAQSVLDSMAKKGELIDFGEDNFSHLASKLTQAHKAKDQGLRIAVFGDSHIAGDYIPRVLRDRLMEVDSIGFVYPIFPPFHQNLLTHYQHKGFELINSRKDGARSYPLGGIIARAKQEGASIKLSLNFPKDNQDFSVRFVFKAPSTLGAFVVKDSSGKSKRLGAKSADQWEISPPIALHFPIHIESLLPNALLGGYIITQKGDSYVVNLGINGARSDLYQKWEQGLWQEELGGLDCDLIIISYGSNDAISPTINTKLYKQNFATFIRTLRKLQPKASILLLGAPQVRLKQKSGSYVQSKSYESVRNATKDLAKDEKSLYFDMQELIDESGGKQKWIAQALSKQDVHLTPYGYKLVAESLALHLKELAQKHAKKPSKKAKPQESKPLESTNAPKEATQTQAPKNAQESPNTKEPTATPPQESQQLPPPQDPAQKSNALDSSALDPSSPSSTAQHTEPATHSLPLPAESSAPQEIWQDLELKDF, from the coding sequence ATGCGTAAATTTCTCTTGTTTTGTCTATTGTGTGTCTGTGCTAGCCCTAGTATCACCCTAGCTAGCTCACCAAGCTCCAAAAATACGCCAAGCAAGCCCAGCCCCCAAGCTGCCACAAAGCCCACTCCCAATGCTAAAGCCACCCAAGATAAGCCCCAAGCCAAAGCATCTACCACGCAATCTAAATCCACCAAATCCCACAAAAAGCCCAAAGCCAAAAAGCCAGCCCCCAAGCTCCCAGCCCAAAGCGTGCTAGACTCTATGGCAAAAAAGGGCGAGCTCATCGACTTTGGCGAGGACAATTTCTCGCACCTAGCCTCTAAGCTCACGCAAGCACACAAGGCTAAAGACCAAGGGCTAAGGATCGCAGTCTTTGGGGACTCTCATATCGCAGGGGATTATATCCCGCGCGTGCTGCGCGATCGGCTTATGGAGGTGGATTCTATCGGCTTTGTGTATCCTATCTTTCCGCCTTTCCACCAAAATCTACTCACCCACTACCAGCACAAGGGCTTTGAGCTTATCAACTCGCGCAAAGATGGGGCGAGAAGCTACCCGCTAGGGGGCATTATCGCGCGTGCGAAGCAAGAGGGCGCATCTATCAAGCTCTCGCTCAATTTTCCTAAAGACAATCAAGACTTCAGCGTGCGCTTTGTGTTTAAAGCCCCTAGCACTTTGGGGGCATTTGTGGTGAAGGATTCTAGCGGCAAGTCCAAGCGACTAGGGGCAAAAAGCGCAGATCAATGGGAGATTTCCCCGCCTATCGCCCTGCACTTCCCTATCCATATAGAATCCTTGCTGCCTAATGCTCTGCTAGGAGGCTATATCATCACGCAAAAGGGCGATAGCTATGTGGTAAATCTCGGCATAAATGGTGCGCGCAGTGATTTGTATCAAAAATGGGAGCAAGGGCTGTGGCAAGAGGAGCTAGGGGGGCTTGATTGTGATCTAATCATCATATCCTATGGCTCAAATGACGCGATCTCGCCCACGATCAACACCAAGCTTTATAAGCAAAATTTCGCCACATTTATCCGCACTCTGCGCAAGCTCCAGCCCAAAGCAAGTATCCTCCTACTAGGTGCGCCGCAAGTGCGCTTGAAGCAAAAAAGCGGCAGCTATGTCCAAAGCAAAAGCTATGAAAGCGTGCGTAATGCTACAAAAGATCTAGCTAAAGATGAGAAAAGCTTGTATTTTGATATGCAGGAGCTAATCGATGAGAGCGGCGGGAAGCAAAAGTGGATCGCCCAAGCTCTCTCAAAGCAAGATGTGCATCTAACCCCCTATGGCTACAAGCTCGTAGCAGAGTCGCTTGCCTTGCACCTAAAAGAGCTAGCCCAAAAGCACGCCAAAAAGCCCAGCAAAAAAGCCAAACCACAAGAGTCAAAGCCCCTAGAATCCACAAATGCCCCTAAAGAAGCCACACAAACACAAGCCCCCAAAAACGCGCAAGAATCCCCAAATACAAAAGAGCCCACAGCCACCCCTCCCCAAGAGTCCCAGCAGCTGCCACCCCCACAAGACCCAGCACAGAAATCTAATGCGCTAGATTCTAGTGCATTGGATCCTAGCTCGCCAAGCTCCACAGCCCAGCACACAGAGCCTGCTACCCACTCTCTCCCCCTGCCAGCAGAGTCCAGCGCACCGCAAGAGATATGGCAGGATTTAGAGCTTAAAGATTTTTAG